From Cydia strobilella chromosome 4, ilCydStro3.1, whole genome shotgun sequence, the proteins below share one genomic window:
- the LOC134740703 gene encoding protein O-glucosyltransferase 2-like isoform X1 — MVLSVYVILFCALSQVYTQNEIKIYGPGLNPKEIVMPARYFFVNITFVTEQSYTSNLANDLAVEINGSSMKHRDCRVWVNKLDRKDGTFIIRYKVYETCQDISISVYYKSKHITGSPYHFAGPIQPDQCDCPEQDINVWLEKYGCSKSFSKINQDLKPFINVDMGVKVPKIVEKYHKPDTTSFCHYVIKNNNIYRDCYGKHVGFNMFSDNILLSLSRKVRLPDMELVINLGDWPLIRKNAELLPVFSWCGSDDTMDIVMPTYDLTESTLENMGRVTLDILSVQGNIEKPWEGREPRALWRGRDSRAERLQLVDVARANPDLFNVSLTNFFFFLDKQEQYGPKSPHISFFKFFDYKYQINIDGTVASYRLPYLIAGGGTVLKQTSPYYEHFYGQLVPWEHFVPVSRDLSDLAQRVRWARAHDEDALKIARNGRKFVNDHLLPQHIFCYHAVLFQEWSKRMTNKVNVRKEMTEVPQPTFDCDCEPREKKKREDL, encoded by the exons ATGGTATTAAGTGTTTACGTTATACTGTTTTGTGCCTTATCTCAGGTCTATAcacaaaatgaaattaaaatctaTGGGCCGGGTTTGAATCCCAAAGAAATCGTGATGCCGGCTAGATACTTTTTCGTTAATATCACATTTGTTACAGAACAATC gtatACCTCAAACCTAGCAAATGACTTAGCAGTAGAAATAAATGGTAGCTCTATGAAACATAGAGATTGCCGTGTTTGGGTAAATAAATTGGACAGAAAAGATGGAACTTTTATAATTAGATACAAAGTATATGAGACTTGCCAGGATATATCAATAAgtgtttattataaaagtaaacaTATCACTGGATCCCCTTACCATTTTGCAG gtcCTATTCAACCAGATCAGTGTGACTGCCCTGAACAGGACATTAATGTATGGCTAGAAAAATATGGTTGCTCTAAGTCTTTCAGCAAAATCAACCAAGATCTAAAACCCtttataaatgttgatatgGGAGTGAAAGTACCAAAGATTGTAGAAAAATACCACAAACCGGATACCACAAGTTTTTGCCactatgtaattaaaaataataatatttatcggGATTGCTATGGAAAGCATGTGGGGTTCAATATGTTTTCAGATAACATTCTTTTGTCTTTATCAAGGAAAGTAAGGTTGCCTGACATGGAGTTGGTGATTAACTTGGGAGACTGGCCTCTGATTCGTAAGAACGCGGAATTGTTGCCAGTTTTCTCATGGTGTGGTAGTGATGATACAATGGATATTGTAATGCCTACATATGACTTGACTGAATCTACCTTAGAGAATATGGGAAG AGTAACCCTCGACATTCTATCAGTGCAAGGCAACATCGAGAAGCCGTGGGAGGGCCGCGAGCCGCGCGCGTTGTGGCGCGGCCGCGACTCGCGCGCCGAGCGCCTGCAGCTGGTCGACGTCGCTCGCGCCAACCCAGACCTCTTCAACGTGTCTCTTACtaacttcttctttttcttgGATAAACAAGAACAATATGGGCCGAAGTCGCcgcatatttctttttttaagttCTTTGAT TATAAATACCAAATCAACATCGACGGCACCGTAGCATCATACCGACTGCCGTACCTGATCGCGGGCGGTGGCACGGTGTTGAAGCAAACGTCACCCTACTACGAGCACTTCTATGGGCAGCTCGTCCCGTGGGAGCACTTCGTGCCGGTGTCACGTGATCTATCGGACTTGGCACAGAGAGTGCGGTGGGCGCGCGCGCACGACGAGGATGCGCTGAAGATAGCGAGGAACGGAAGGAAATTTGTCAACGATCATCTGCTTCCTCAACATATTTTTTGCTATCATGCGGTGCTGTTCCAG GAATGGAGCAAGAGGATGACGAACAAAGTGAATGTTCGTAAAGAAATGACGGAAGTACCTCAACCGACTTTTGACTGTGATTGCGAACCAagagaaaaaaagaaacgtGAAGATCTTTGA
- the LOC134740703 gene encoding protein O-glucosyltransferase 2-like isoform X2, whose protein sequence is MKHRDCRVWVNKLDRKDGTFIIRYKVYETCQDISISVYYKSKHITGSPYHFAGPIQPDQCDCPEQDINVWLEKYGCSKSFSKINQDLKPFINVDMGVKVPKIVEKYHKPDTTSFCHYVIKNNNIYRDCYGKHVGFNMFSDNILLSLSRKVRLPDMELVINLGDWPLIRKNAELLPVFSWCGSDDTMDIVMPTYDLTESTLENMGRVTLDILSVQGNIEKPWEGREPRALWRGRDSRAERLQLVDVARANPDLFNVSLTNFFFFLDKQEQYGPKSPHISFFKFFDYKYQINIDGTVASYRLPYLIAGGGTVLKQTSPYYEHFYGQLVPWEHFVPVSRDLSDLAQRVRWARAHDEDALKIARNGRKFVNDHLLPQHIFCYHAVLFQEWSKRMTNKVNVRKEMTEVPQPTFDCDCEPREKKKREDL, encoded by the exons ATGAAACATAGAGATTGCCGTGTTTGGGTAAATAAATTGGACAGAAAAGATGGAACTTTTATAATTAGATACAAAGTATATGAGACTTGCCAGGATATATCAATAAgtgtttattataaaagtaaacaTATCACTGGATCCCCTTACCATTTTGCAG gtcCTATTCAACCAGATCAGTGTGACTGCCCTGAACAGGACATTAATGTATGGCTAGAAAAATATGGTTGCTCTAAGTCTTTCAGCAAAATCAACCAAGATCTAAAACCCtttataaatgttgatatgGGAGTGAAAGTACCAAAGATTGTAGAAAAATACCACAAACCGGATACCACAAGTTTTTGCCactatgtaattaaaaataataatatttatcggGATTGCTATGGAAAGCATGTGGGGTTCAATATGTTTTCAGATAACATTCTTTTGTCTTTATCAAGGAAAGTAAGGTTGCCTGACATGGAGTTGGTGATTAACTTGGGAGACTGGCCTCTGATTCGTAAGAACGCGGAATTGTTGCCAGTTTTCTCATGGTGTGGTAGTGATGATACAATGGATATTGTAATGCCTACATATGACTTGACTGAATCTACCTTAGAGAATATGGGAAG AGTAACCCTCGACATTCTATCAGTGCAAGGCAACATCGAGAAGCCGTGGGAGGGCCGCGAGCCGCGCGCGTTGTGGCGCGGCCGCGACTCGCGCGCCGAGCGCCTGCAGCTGGTCGACGTCGCTCGCGCCAACCCAGACCTCTTCAACGTGTCTCTTACtaacttcttctttttcttgGATAAACAAGAACAATATGGGCCGAAGTCGCcgcatatttctttttttaagttCTTTGAT TATAAATACCAAATCAACATCGACGGCACCGTAGCATCATACCGACTGCCGTACCTGATCGCGGGCGGTGGCACGGTGTTGAAGCAAACGTCACCCTACTACGAGCACTTCTATGGGCAGCTCGTCCCGTGGGAGCACTTCGTGCCGGTGTCACGTGATCTATCGGACTTGGCACAGAGAGTGCGGTGGGCGCGCGCGCACGACGAGGATGCGCTGAAGATAGCGAGGAACGGAAGGAAATTTGTCAACGATCATCTGCTTCCTCAACATATTTTTTGCTATCATGCGGTGCTGTTCCAG GAATGGAGCAAGAGGATGACGAACAAAGTGAATGTTCGTAAAGAAATGACGGAAGTACCTCAACCGACTTTTGACTGTGATTGCGAACCAagagaaaaaaagaaacgtGAAGATCTTTGA